One window of Phycodurus eques isolate BA_2022a chromosome 17, UOR_Pequ_1.1, whole genome shotgun sequence genomic DNA carries:
- the ripk4 gene encoding receptor-interacting serine/threonine-protein kinase 4: MDVPDSPRGNMGLLRTFDSSEFCSWEKIGSGGFGQVYKVRHVQWKTWLAIKCPPCLHVDDKERSELLEEAKKMEAAKFRYILPVYGICEDSQGLVMEYMETGSLETLLATEPLPWELRFRIVHETAVGMNFLHCMKPPLLHLDLKPANILLDAHYHVKISDFGLARWNGLSRADDISRDGFCGTIAYLPPESIIEKDRVSDTKHDIYSFSIVTWGILTQKKPYQGENNILQIMVKVVKGVRPDLGSVPRSRPSACTGFMSLMQRCWATSPEARPSFQEITSEAEELCCKPQEEPKTPTLSASESKPTSCDELSLHQVKNSKPVRPISAMLPDKDYSLSELLTQVDSGISRSFDRLKDDSCHSKDNTCKRLSGMSSADSAFSSQDSITLSFEKESTIDSAELHKRKLCDAIKTKDLTKLMKILQPQDVDLVLDGGGSLLHHAITMANEEATKFLLLNNANPNLANARGSTPLHLATEKHLKSLAELLLGRRSTNVNAKDEDQYTALHWAAQNGDEAMTRLLLDRGAAINETDGQGRTPAHVACQHGQENVVRVLLSRGADVRIKGKDNWTALHFAAWQGHLGIVKLLAKQAGAGADIDGQTMDGRTPLHLASQRGQYRVARILIELKADIHLETSELNTPLHVAAATGHTSTSRLLIKHHAEIHAENSQGFTPLHLAAQRGHLATVKMLIEEGADPQKLTRAQRSPYRLAAESGHCALLKELLPHCPEGSALSNELSTLHLADEGGYLPEDPRDLISDSLAPPEPERPPEAKSLQRRIVILKLTEHKGSPQATTSLCAPALC, encoded by the exons ATGGACGTTCCCGATTCACCCCGTGGGAATATGGGACTGCTGAGGACCTTTGATTCCTCCGAGTTCTGCAGCTGGGAGAAAATCGGCTCAGGTGGATTTGGACAAGTGTACAAAGTCCGGCACGTTCAGTGGAAAACGTGGCTGGCTATCAAGTGCCCTCCGTGCCTTCATGTGGATGACAA GGAACGATCAGAGCTGCTGGAGGAGGCCAAGAAAATGGAAGCAGCCAAGTTCCGATACATCCTGCCCGTGTACGGTATCTGCGAGGACTCCCAGGGTCTGGTTATGGAGTACATGGAAACCGGTTCCCTGGAAACCCTACTGGCTACAGAGCCGCTGCCCTGGGAGCTCCGCTTCCGTATCGTCCACGAGACGGCCGTGGGGATGAACTTCTTGCACTGCATGAAGCCGCCCCTGCTCCACCTGGACCTGAAGCCTGCCAACATCTTGTTGGACGCCCACTACCATGTCAAG ATTTCAGATTTTGGCCTGGCTCGCTGGAACGGTCTGTCACGGGCAGATGACATCAGCAGAGACGGCTTCTGCGGCACCATCGCCTACCTGCCGCCTGAAAGCATCATTGAGAAAGACCGAGTGTCCGACACCAAACATGACATATACAG TTTTTCCATTGTCACCTGGGGCATCCTCACTCAGAAGAAACCCTATCAAG GAGAGAATAACATCTTGCAGATCATGGTGAAGGTGGTGAAAGGGGTGCGTCCAGATCTTGGGTCAGTGCCGCGAAGCCGCCCTAGCGCCTGTACTGGCTTCATGAGTCTCATGCAACGATGCTGGGCAACTAGTCCTGAGGCCAGACCCAGCTTCCAGG AGATCACATCCGAAGCTGAAGAGCTGTGCTGTAAACCTCAAGAGGAGCCCAAGACTCCGACCTTGTCAGCATCGGAGTCGAAGCCTACTTCCTGCGACGAGCTGTCCCTTCACCAG GTTAAAAACAGTAAGCCAGTACGTCCAATCTCAGCCATGCTGCCTGATAAAGACTACAGTCTGTCCGAGCTGTTGACCCAGGTGGATTCTGGGATCTCGAGGAGCTTTGATCGACTGAAGGATGATAGCTGCCACAGCAAAGATAACACTTGCAAGAGGCTGTCTGGCATGTCCTCCGCGGATTCAGCCTTTTCTTCGCAAGACTCGATAACGCTCTCTTTTGAGAAGGAAAGCACCATTG ATTCGGCTGAGCTCCACAAAAGGAAGTTATGCGACGCGATCAAAACCAAGGATCTTACAAAGCTGATGAAGATCCTTCAGCCGCAGGATGTTGACCTTGTCCTCGACGGAGGAGGCAGCCTCCTCCATCACGCCATCACCATGGCCAATGAGGAAGCTACCAAGTTCCTCCTGTTGAACAATGCCAATCCCAACCTCGCCAATGCGCGTGGTTCCACCCCCCTCCACCTGGCCACTGAGAAGCACTTGAAGTCCCTGGCGGAACTTCTGCTCGGCCGGCGGAGCACCAATGTGAATGCCAAGGATGAGGACCAGTACACGGCCTTGCACTGGGCGGCCCAGAATGGCGACGAGGCCATGACGCGCCTGCTGCTTGACCGCGGGGCGGCCATCAACGAGACCGACGGTCAGGGGCGCACGCCTGCTCACGTCGCCTGCCAGCACGGCCAGGAGAATGTCGTCCGTGTGCTGCTGAGCCGCGGCGCCGATGTCCGAATCAAGGGTAAGGACAACTGGACAGCGCTGCACTTTGCTGCTTGGCAGGGTCATCTGGGAATTGTGAAACTGCTGGCAAAGCAGGCGGGCGCGGGCGCCGACATCGACGGCCAGACGATGGACGGCCGCACGCCGCTGCATTTAGCTTCCCAGAGGGGGCAGTACCGAGTGGCCCGAATCCTCATCGAACTGAAGGCAGACATTCACTTGGAAACCTCTGAGTTAAACACGCCCTTGCATGTAGCGGCAGCAACCGGTCACACCAGCACGTCCCGCCTCCTGATCAAACACCACGCGGAGATCCACGCCGAGAACAGCCAGGGATTTACTCCTCTCCACTTGGCCGCCCAGAGGGGCCACCTGGCCACGGTCAAAATGTTAATAGAAGAGGGAGCTGATCCTCAAAAACTCACCCGGGCCCAACGCAGCCCGTACCGTTTGGCGGCAGAGAGCGGACACTGTGCACTTCTGAAAGAACTGCTCCCTCACTGTCCAGAAGGGAGCGCTCTGTCCAATGAGCTCAGCACGTTGCACCTGGCAGACGAGGGGGGATACTTGCCAGAGGACCCCCGGGACTTAATTAGCGACAGCTTGGCGCCGCCTGAGCCCGAGCGGCCACCAGAGGCAAAGTCACTCCAGAGGAGGATCGTCATTCTCAAACTGACGGAGCACAAAGGCAGTCCGCAGGCGACTACCTCACTGTGTGCACCAGCTTTGTGCTAA